One segment of Candidatus Hydrogenedentota bacterium DNA contains the following:
- a CDS encoding Gfo/Idh/MocA family oxidoreductase — translation MKTYNVGILGFGFIGKVHAYGHLNIPLFYEPPPCTTRITHICTSRIETAERGRAQIGARVATTDYREITENPDVDIVHICTPNHLHKDQLLSAMAHDKHIYCDKPLVAGLDEIPPIEAALKSYAGIAQMTFQNRFFPATLRARQLVEEGFLGNLLQFRASYLHAGSASPDAPLRWKLSAEAGGGVLADLASHVLDLLHPLVGDFASLMAATQIAYADRPSAEEPKKRVKVDAEDNVMMLVRTRSGALGTVEATKIATGVEDELRFELHGSKGAMRFNLMAPHHLEVYDATAPGEPVGGRRGWTRIDTGQRYPAPGGKFPSPKASIGWMRSHMACLANFLYAVAENKPAEPGLEQGIYIQKLIGAARRSARTSAWVELDAP, via the coding sequence ATGAAGACTTATAACGTTGGCATCCTGGGTTTCGGCTTCATCGGGAAGGTCCATGCCTACGGCCACCTGAACATCCCCCTGTTTTACGAGCCGCCGCCTTGCACGACGCGCATCACCCACATCTGCACAAGCCGCATCGAGACCGCCGAACGCGGCCGCGCGCAAATCGGCGCCCGCGTGGCCACCACCGACTACCGCGAGATCACTGAAAACCCCGACGTGGACATCGTTCATATCTGCACGCCGAACCATCTGCACAAGGACCAACTCCTCTCGGCCATGGCGCATGATAAGCACATCTATTGCGACAAGCCCCTGGTGGCCGGGCTGGACGAGATTCCCCCCATCGAGGCTGCGCTCAAGAGCTATGCGGGCATTGCCCAGATGACGTTCCAGAACCGCTTTTTCCCCGCCACCCTTCGCGCGCGGCAGCTCGTCGAGGAAGGGTTCCTGGGAAATCTGCTGCAGTTCCGCGCCAGCTACCTTCACGCGGGCAGCGCCAGTCCCGACGCGCCCCTCCGATGGAAGCTTTCGGCCGAAGCGGGCGGAGGCGTGCTCGCGGACCTCGCGTCGCACGTCCTCGATCTACTTCATCCGCTCGTGGGGGACTTCGCGTCGCTCATGGCGGCGACGCAGATCGCGTATGCGGACCGTCCGTCCGCTGAAGAGCCCAAGAAACGGGTGAAGGTCGACGCGGAAGACAACGTGATGATGCTCGTGCGGACCAGGTCCGGCGCGCTGGGCACGGTCGAAGCGACCAAGATTGCCACAGGCGTCGAAGACGAACTGCGCTTCGAACTCCACGGCTCGAAAGGGGCCATGCGGTTCAACCTCATGGCGCCGCACCATCTCGAGGTCTACGACGCCACCGCGCCCGGCGAACCCGTCGGCGGACGACGCGGCTGGACCCGCATCGACACCGGCCAGCGATACCCCGCACCCGGCGGGAAATTCCCCAGTCCCAAAGCGAGCATCGGGTGGATGCGCTCCCACATGGCGTGTCTCGCCAATTTCCTCTATGCCGTCGCCGAAAACAAGCCCGCCGAACCCGGCCTCGAACAGGGCATCTACATTCAGAAACTCATTGGCGCCGCCAGGCGTTCCGCCCGAACCTCGGCCTGGGTCGAGTTGGACGCACCCTGA
- the carA gene encoding glutamine-hydrolyzing carbamoyl-phosphate synthase small subunit: MNTTRRAILATENGLVFEGNAVGAEGETRGELVFNTSMTGYQEILTDPSYAGQVVTMTCPLIGNYGVNPEDVESRAPFVEGLVMRECCMAPSNFRARQSLPEYLNEHNIVAIDGVDTRKITKMLRTEGAKKCVVSTVDFDHASLIQKAIDSPDMEGSDYVKAVSVKEPYVWNPDKRDAEFTVVAFDYGIKYNILRLLDAAGCKVIVLPATASAGDALNHNPDGIFLSNGPGDPAALPYIYPTVRGLFGKKPIFGICLGHQILGHAFGGTTYKLKFGHRGGNQPVMNHDTGAVEISAQNHGFAVDADSLNKSKVRITHTNLNDNSVEGMEHREMPIFSVQYHPEASPGPHDSRYLFEKFVGAMREWKTRQPRRQE; encoded by the coding sequence ATGAACACGACACGAAGAGCCATCCTTGCAACTGAAAACGGACTGGTGTTCGAGGGCAACGCCGTCGGCGCGGAGGGCGAGACCCGCGGCGAGTTGGTGTTCAATACCAGCATGACCGGATACCAGGAGATCCTGACCGATCCCTCGTACGCGGGTCAGGTCGTCACGATGACCTGTCCCCTCATCGGGAATTACGGCGTGAACCCGGAGGACGTGGAATCGCGCGCGCCGTTCGTCGAGGGACTCGTGATGCGCGAGTGCTGCATGGCGCCCAGCAATTTCCGCGCGCGCCAGAGCCTGCCCGAGTACCTCAACGAGCACAACATCGTCGCCATCGACGGCGTCGACACGCGCAAGATCACGAAGATGCTCCGCACCGAGGGCGCGAAGAAGTGCGTCGTCAGCACGGTGGATTTCGACCACGCCAGCCTCATCCAGAAGGCAATAGACTCTCCGGACATGGAGGGGAGCGATTATGTCAAGGCCGTGTCGGTGAAAGAGCCGTATGTCTGGAACCCGGACAAGAGAGACGCCGAGTTCACCGTCGTCGCGTTTGATTACGGGATCAAATACAACATTCTGCGCCTGCTCGATGCGGCGGGGTGCAAGGTCATCGTATTGCCCGCGACGGCGTCAGCCGGGGATGCACTGAACCACAATCCCGACGGCATCTTCCTCTCGAACGGACCCGGCGACCCGGCCGCGTTGCCGTACATCTATCCGACCGTTCGGGGGCTGTTCGGCAAGAAGCCCATCTTCGGCATTTGCCTCGGACACCAGATCCTGGGCCATGCGTTCGGCGGCACGACCTATAAACTCAAATTCGGCCACCGGGGCGGCAACCAACCGGTCATGAACCACGACACGGGCGCGGTCGAGATCAGCGCGCAAAACCACGGCTTTGCCGTCGACGCGGATTCGCTGAACAAGAGCAAGGTGCGCATCACCCACACGAACCTCAACGACAACTCCGTCGAGGGCATGGAACACAGGGAAATGCCGATCTTCAGTGTACAGTACCACCCTGAAGCTTCGCCGGGCCCGCACGACAGCCGCTACCTTTTCGAGAAATTCGTCGGCGCAATGCGCGAATGGAAAACAAGACAGCCGCGCCGTCAGGAATGA